A single window of Methylobacterium nodulans ORS 2060 DNA harbors:
- a CDS encoding NADPH-dependent FMN reductase yields the protein MALVVPVILGSVRHERNGARAARYVVKALEARGHEAPLVDPAALALPLLDRMYKEYPAGEAPEVLESLAATYRRADAFVIVSAEYNHSIPPALSNTLDHFLEEYFWRPSGIVCYSAGRYGGVRAAMQLRAMLGELGMPSIPSLLPIPEVHKALDPDGAPLQPWLDTSAGRFFDELTWYAEALRARRSHGTPY from the coding sequence ATGGCCCTCGTCGTCCCCGTCATCCTCGGCTCCGTCCGCCACGAGCGGAACGGCGCGCGGGCCGCCCGCTACGTGGTGAAGGCCCTCGAAGCCCGCGGCCACGAGGCGCCGCTCGTCGACCCGGCCGCCCTCGCCCTGCCGCTCCTCGACCGGATGTACAAGGAATATCCGGCCGGCGAGGCGCCCGAGGTCCTGGAATCGCTCGCCGCCACCTATCGGCGCGCCGACGCCTTCGTGATCGTCTCGGCGGAGTACAATCACAGCATCCCGCCGGCGCTCTCCAACACGCTCGACCATTTCCTGGAGGAGTATTTCTGGCGGCCCTCGGGAATCGTCTGCTACTCGGCCGGGCGCTATGGCGGCGTGCGGGCGGCGATGCAGCTGCGGGCCATGCTCGGCGAACTCGGCATGCCGAGCATCCCCTCGCTCCTCCCGATCCCGGAGGTGCACAAGGCCCTCGATCCGGACGGGGCGCCGCTCCAGCCCTGGCTGGACACCTCCGCCGGCCGCTTCTTCGACGAGCTCACATGGTACGCCGAGGCCCTGAGGGCGCGGCGGAGCCACGGCACGCCGTATTGA